A part of Neoarius graeffei isolate fNeoGra1 chromosome 8, fNeoGra1.pri, whole genome shotgun sequence genomic DNA contains:
- the b4galt7 gene encoding beta-1,4-galactosyltransferase 7 isoform X1, which translates to MMYSSRRKPVLYFKEDKRFLWKKCTVLKLFGLCMVLVLGSLLWLQLSCSADLNQALLADHPPHQPCPLERHIAPVDDSSWGPHKMAVIVPFRERFEELLIFVPYMHAFLNKKKIRHKILVINQVDHLRFNRASLINVGYMESGNDTDYIAMHDVDLLPQNEALDYGFPEEGPFHVASPELHPLYHYKTYVGGILLLTKKHYQMCNGMSNRFWGWGREDDEFFRRLRTAELQLFRPKGITTGYKTFRHIHDPAWRKRDQKRIAAQKQEQFKIDPEGGLTNLRYKVESRQELMISGAPCTVISTLLECDISQTPWCQFS; encoded by the exons ATTTTTATGGAAAAAGTGCACGGTGCTGAAGCTGTTCGGTCTCTGCATGGTGCTCGTCCTTGGCTCTCTTCTCTGGCTGCAGCTGAGCTGTTCAGCTGATCTGAACCAGGCGCTGTTGGCTGATCATCCGCCGCATCAGCCGTGTCCTTTAGAGAGACACATCGCACCCGTTGATGACTCCTCATGGGGCCCTCACAAAATGGCCGTCATTGTTCCCTTCAGGGAGCGTTTTGAAGAACTTCTTATTTTTGTGCCGTACATGCACGCTTTCCTCAACAAAAAGAAAATACGACACAAGATTCTCGTCATCAACCAGGTGGATCATTTACG TTTCAACAGAGCCTCTCTCATCAACGTCGGCTACATGGAGAGCGGAAACGATACAGACTACATAGCGATGCATGATGTAGACTTGCTGCCTCAAAACGAAGCTCTAGACTATGGATTCCCAGAAGAGGGACCCTTCCATGTCGCTTCACCAGAGCTTCACCCACTGTATCATTATAAGACATATGTAGGAGGAATTCTGCTGCTTACCAAGAAACACTATCAAATG TGCAATGGAATGTCCAATCGGTTCTGGGGTTGGGGAAGAGAAGATGACGAGTTCTTCAGAAGACTGCGAACAGCAGAACTGCAG CTGTTCAGGCCAAAAGGAATAACCACAGGGTACAAAACGTTCAGGCACATTCACGACCCTGCCTGGAGGAAGAGAGACCAGAAGAGGATAGCTGCACAAAAGCAG GAACAATTTAAAATTGACCCAGAGGGTGGTCTAACCAACCTGCGCTACAAGGTAGAGTCTAGACAGGAACTGATGATCAGTGGCGCCCCCTGCACTGTCATCAGCACCTTGCTGGAGTGTGACATCAGCCAAACGCCCTGGTGTCAGTTCAGCTaa
- the b4galt7 gene encoding beta-1,4-galactosyltransferase 7 isoform X2, protein MVLVLGSLLWLQLSCSADLNQALLADHPPHQPCPLERHIAPVDDSSWGPHKMAVIVPFRERFEELLIFVPYMHAFLNKKKIRHKILVINQVDHLRFNRASLINVGYMESGNDTDYIAMHDVDLLPQNEALDYGFPEEGPFHVASPELHPLYHYKTYVGGILLLTKKHYQMCNGMSNRFWGWGREDDEFFRRLRTAELQLFRPKGITTGYKTFRHIHDPAWRKRDQKRIAAQKQEQFKIDPEGGLTNLRYKVESRQELMISGAPCTVISTLLECDISQTPWCQFS, encoded by the exons ATGGTGCTCGTCCTTGGCTCTCTTCTCTGGCTGCAGCTGAGCTGTTCAGCTGATCTGAACCAGGCGCTGTTGGCTGATCATCCGCCGCATCAGCCGTGTCCTTTAGAGAGACACATCGCACCCGTTGATGACTCCTCATGGGGCCCTCACAAAATGGCCGTCATTGTTCCCTTCAGGGAGCGTTTTGAAGAACTTCTTATTTTTGTGCCGTACATGCACGCTTTCCTCAACAAAAAGAAAATACGACACAAGATTCTCGTCATCAACCAGGTGGATCATTTACG TTTCAACAGAGCCTCTCTCATCAACGTCGGCTACATGGAGAGCGGAAACGATACAGACTACATAGCGATGCATGATGTAGACTTGCTGCCTCAAAACGAAGCTCTAGACTATGGATTCCCAGAAGAGGGACCCTTCCATGTCGCTTCACCAGAGCTTCACCCACTGTATCATTATAAGACATATGTAGGAGGAATTCTGCTGCTTACCAAGAAACACTATCAAATG TGCAATGGAATGTCCAATCGGTTCTGGGGTTGGGGAAGAGAAGATGACGAGTTCTTCAGAAGACTGCGAACAGCAGAACTGCAG CTGTTCAGGCCAAAAGGAATAACCACAGGGTACAAAACGTTCAGGCACATTCACGACCCTGCCTGGAGGAAGAGAGACCAGAAGAGGATAGCTGCACAAAAGCAG GAACAATTTAAAATTGACCCAGAGGGTGGTCTAACCAACCTGCGCTACAAGGTAGAGTCTAGACAGGAACTGATGATCAGTGGCGCCCCCTGCACTGTCATCAGCACCTTGCTGGAGTGTGACATCAGCCAAACGCCCTGGTGTCAGTTCAGCTaa